In Thermodesulfobacteriota bacterium, the following are encoded in one genomic region:
- the gspC gene encoding type II secretion system protein GspC: MLVTLLKKYVWVINLLLLTGLAYLAALTVNQKLEGVVSSPGAIASQKLDQGNPGRQRDTSVRRPRSYYDLILTRNIFGISNLSDASAPADGGPGPGSDEALPDSTLNIVLLGTIINPDAPSVAIIKNPGNNKVQGYTSGEQIKIIDTERVNLVQVMGCKAVIQRQKGHETIKCKNIGEEVASSKPMATNANRTVQPAGKGGEQTEEGINKISDNEYEISRELLEDVLSDPTNIVQQARVIPQQDGLRFFGIRSNSIFWKIGIKNGDTLHRINNVELNDVERALGIFEELRSQSSFTIDFTRAGKQYSYQYVVK; the protein is encoded by the coding sequence ATGCTTGTAACGCTTCTAAAGAAATATGTATGGGTGATTAACCTGCTCCTCCTCACGGGGCTTGCATACCTTGCGGCCCTCACGGTGAATCAAAAGCTGGAGGGCGTGGTTTCGTCCCCCGGCGCGATAGCGTCCCAGAAGCTCGATCAGGGCAACCCGGGCAGGCAGAGAGACACCAGCGTCCGCCGGCCGCGCTCGTACTACGACCTCATACTTACGAGAAATATATTCGGAATCAGCAACCTTTCCGACGCTTCCGCCCCCGCCGATGGCGGCCCGGGCCCCGGCAGCGACGAAGCGCTTCCCGACTCGACTTTAAACATAGTCCTTCTCGGTACGATCATAAATCCGGACGCCCCGTCCGTAGCCATAATCAAGAACCCGGGCAACAACAAGGTCCAGGGCTACACGAGCGGCGAGCAGATAAAAATAATCGACACCGAAAGGGTGAACCTCGTCCAGGTCATGGGCTGCAAGGCCGTCATACAGCGCCAGAAAGGCCACGAAACCATCAAGTGCAAGAACATCGGGGAAGAGGTGGCATCTTCGAAGCCGATGGCGACCAACGCGAACAGGACGGTTCAGCCGGCCGGGAAAGGCGGCGAGCAAACCGAAGAAGGGATAAACAAGATCTCCGATAACGAATACGAAATAAGCCGCGAGCTCCTCGAAGACGTCCTCAGCGACCCGACCAACATCGTCCAGCAGGCGCGCGTCATACCCCAGCAGGACGGGCTCAGGTTCTTCGGCATTCGGTCGAACAGCATATTCTGGAAAATAGGGATAAAAAACGGAGACACGCTACACAGGATAAACAACGTTGAGCTTAACGACGTCGAAAGGGCGCTCGGGATTTTCGAAGAGCTGAGGTCCCAGAGCAGCTTCACGATAGATTTTACGAGGGCGGGCAAACAGTACTCGTATCAGTACGTCGTTAAATAG
- the uvrA gene encoding excinuclease ABC subunit UvrA has translation MKGEIKITGARENNLKDVSVSIPWHSFTVVTGLSGSGKSSLALDTLYAEGLRRYIECLSTYARQFLERVDRPDMDDISGLPPAVAIESRNNVRNSRSTVGTTTEVYDYMRLLFAKIGRTYCPACGVEVRRRSPGDIAGELVDRFDGKRALVTFPPGSSTLTPKELMAAGYTRVVSDGEAIDIEGLEAIPAGAEVLQDRVVLGKKLFSRIVEALEQALDEGRYVHVRIVDGETLRFSKELECTSCGRTFNDPSPLLFSFNSPQGACPACKGFGNILGLDADLVVPNPEKSLAQGAIEPLTKPSLKNEMRRLLKFAEERGVYTSKPYDELTDEDKRLLFEGGPGFSGVKGVFRHLEEKNYKMHVRVFLSKYRSPFTCEECGGSRLVEEALWVRVADRNIAELSELSIGELGEFFEDLALTEYEISVSTEILKQIRSRLDFLNKVGLEYLTLARLTRTLSGGEAQRVNLACQLGAALTETLYIMDEPSIGLHPRDVDRLVALIKELRDRDNTVVVVEHDFEMIREADNIIELGPLAGERGGEIVYQGSVKNLLAKKADSLTKKYMTGEAKIEAPKKRRKGSGKSLTVSGVRENNLKDITVSLPLRTFICVSGVSGSGKSSLVTDVLYSALARRFDGSAERVGKYGGITGVENISGVVMLDQAPIGRSSRSNPVTYIKAYDEIRKVMAGTWDAKSKGLTPSHFSFNVAGGRCETCEGAGVQQIEMHFLADVYVTCEECGGKRFHKDVLSVRYRNRNIDDILALTVNEAINFFYEVPPLGRKLKVLQDVGLGYVRLGQAAPTLSGGEAQRMKIARELGGKGGKDLLYILDEPTVGLHAEDVRKLLDVINRLVLAGNTVLVVEHNVDVIKSADYVIDLGPEAGDAGGYVVTSGTPEEVAEAKSSYTGKYLKKALSA, from the coding sequence ATGAAAGGCGAAATTAAAATCACCGGTGCCAGGGAAAATAACCTCAAGGACGTGAGTGTTTCCATACCCTGGCACAGCTTCACCGTGGTCACGGGCCTGAGCGGCTCGGGCAAGTCGTCGCTCGCCCTGGACACCCTTTACGCCGAGGGGCTAAGGAGATATATAGAGTGCCTGTCCACGTACGCGCGGCAGTTCCTGGAGCGCGTCGACCGCCCGGACATGGACGACATATCCGGGCTCCCGCCTGCGGTCGCCATAGAGAGCAGGAACAACGTCAGGAATTCGCGCTCGACCGTCGGCACGACGACCGAGGTGTACGACTACATGCGTCTCCTGTTCGCCAAGATAGGGAGGACGTACTGCCCCGCGTGCGGGGTGGAGGTGAGGCGGAGGTCGCCCGGGGATATAGCCGGGGAGCTGGTAGACCGTTTCGACGGGAAGAGGGCGCTCGTAACCTTCCCGCCCGGGAGCTCGACGCTGACGCCGAAGGAGCTCATGGCCGCCGGCTACACGAGGGTGGTTTCGGACGGAGAGGCGATCGACATCGAAGGGCTCGAGGCCATCCCGGCGGGGGCCGAGGTTCTCCAGGACAGGGTCGTTCTCGGGAAGAAGCTCTTCTCGAGGATAGTGGAGGCTCTCGAACAGGCGCTCGACGAGGGCAGGTACGTCCACGTCCGGATAGTGGACGGCGAGACTCTCCGCTTCTCGAAGGAGCTCGAGTGCACTTCCTGCGGGAGGACGTTCAACGATCCGTCGCCGCTACTCTTTTCGTTCAACAGCCCGCAGGGGGCGTGCCCCGCGTGCAAGGGGTTCGGAAACATACTCGGGCTCGACGCCGACCTCGTCGTGCCCAACCCGGAAAAGAGCCTCGCGCAGGGGGCGATAGAGCCGCTTACGAAGCCCTCGCTCAAGAACGAGATGAGGAGGCTCCTGAAATTCGCCGAGGAGAGGGGTGTATACACGAGCAAGCCGTACGACGAGCTGACGGACGAGGACAAGAGGCTCCTGTTCGAGGGCGGGCCGGGGTTTTCGGGAGTGAAAGGCGTCTTCAGGCACCTGGAAGAAAAGAATTACAAGATGCACGTGAGGGTGTTTCTCAGCAAGTACAGGTCGCCCTTTACGTGCGAGGAATGCGGCGGCTCGCGCCTCGTCGAAGAGGCGCTATGGGTGCGCGTCGCGGACAGGAACATCGCGGAGCTGTCGGAGCTGTCGATAGGGGAGCTCGGGGAATTCTTCGAAGACCTCGCGCTCACTGAATACGAGATCTCCGTCTCGACGGAGATACTGAAGCAGATAAGGTCGCGCCTGGATTTCCTTAACAAGGTGGGGCTCGAATACCTCACGCTGGCGAGGCTTACGCGGACGCTTTCGGGAGGCGAGGCGCAGAGGGTGAACCTCGCGTGCCAGCTCGGCGCGGCGCTTACCGAAACACTGTACATAATGGACGAGCCCTCCATCGGCCTCCATCCGAGGGACGTGGACCGCCTGGTCGCGCTCATAAAGGAGCTCCGCGACAGGGACAATACCGTCGTCGTGGTCGAGCACGACTTCGAGATGATAAGGGAGGCCGACAACATTATCGAGCTCGGTCCCCTCGCGGGCGAGAGGGGAGGGGAGATCGTCTACCAGGGGAGCGTGAAGAACCTGCTCGCTAAAAAGGCGGATTCTCTGACGAAGAAATACATGACGGGCGAGGCGAAAATCGAAGCGCCGAAGAAGCGGAGGAAGGGGAGCGGGAAGAGCCTCACGGTTTCCGGCGTCCGCGAGAATAACCTCAAGGACATAACGGTTTCGCTGCCTCTCCGGACTTTCATTTGCGTCTCGGGGGTGTCGGGCTCGGGGAAGAGCTCGCTCGTGACGGACGTCCTCTATTCCGCCCTCGCGCGGAGGTTCGACGGGAGCGCCGAGAGGGTCGGGAAGTACGGCGGGATAACGGGCGTCGAGAATATCTCGGGCGTCGTCATGCTCGACCAGGCCCCGATAGGCAGGAGCTCGCGGTCGAACCCGGTCACGTACATAAAGGCGTACGACGAGATAAGGAAGGTCATGGCAGGGACGTGGGACGCGAAGTCGAAGGGGCTTACGCCGTCACACTTTTCGTTCAACGTGGCCGGGGGAAGGTGCGAGACGTGCGAGGGGGCGGGGGTGCAGCAGATAGAGATGCACTTCCTCGCGGACGTTTACGTCACGTGCGAGGAGTGCGGCGGGAAGAGGTTTCACAAGGACGTCCTTTCCGTCAGGTACAGGAACAGGAACATCGACGACATACTGGCGCTGACCGTGAACGAGGCGATCAACTTCTTTTACGAGGTTCCGCCGCTCGGCCGTAAGCTGAAGGTGCTCCAGGATGTCGGGCTCGGATACGTCCGGCTCGGGCAGGCCGCGCCGACCCTTTCGGGGGGCGAGGCGCAGAGGATGAAGATAGCGCGGGAGCTCGGCGGGAAGGGCGGGAAGGACCTGCTGTACATACTCGACGAGCCGACCGTGGGGCTCCACGCCGAGGACGTCCGGAAGCTGCTGGACGTCATAAACAGGCTGGTCCTCGCGGGGAACACCGTGCTCGTCGTCGAGCACAACGTGGACGTCATCAAGTCGGCGGATTACGTGATAGACCTCGGCCCCGAGGCCGGTGACGCGGGCGGGTACGTCGTCACGTCGGGGACGCCGGAAGAGGTCGCCGAAGCGAAATCGTCATACACGGGGAAGTATCTGAAAAAGGCGCTTTCCGCCTGA
- the dacB gene encoding D-alanyl-D-alanine carboxypeptidase/D-alanyl-D-alanine-endopeptidase codes for MRWILVPLLALALFTFTNDQAIPAGTENGAYTAKIATLLPTEARNNGKMGVVVKSLTSGETLFEHNAQNLFIPASNEKIITSVASLSLLKRDYRFKTEFFSGGGISEGVLHGGLYVKGYGDPTLGEPHIGFIVYQLKKRGVTEIKGGITVDDSYFTPERRAEGWKAEWVNDFYSPPISALSFNYNTIEVRVRAAAAGQKPRIDILPAGSNIKIINNAVTSSKAGALTTSWQGPDTIAIGGRVKPKASVLLKIPVNSPELLTGNVLKSALEEAGIKVSGPVVAGETPRWATVFYTHYSDPLSSVITEYNKNSVNIIGENLIKTLGAEFKGAPGSWDNGSQVISEFLNGIGIKNGFRVVDGSGLSLLNRVSPETLADVLSYAYTNRIIASDFIDSLPIAGVDGTLKKRFKASSVQGRVMAKTGYLNNVRALSGYVFTKQGDVLVFSILDNGIGWKTKEFQSSLLTELVECCGAANGTNRRVN; via the coding sequence ATGAGATGGATTCTCGTACCCCTTCTGGCGCTTGCACTTTTTACCTTTACCAACGACCAGGCCATACCCGCCGGCACGGAGAACGGGGCGTACACCGCCAAGATTGCGACCCTTCTCCCGACCGAGGCGCGCAACAACGGCAAGATGGGCGTGGTCGTCAAATCCCTCACCTCCGGTGAGACACTCTTCGAGCACAACGCACAGAACCTCTTCATACCGGCTTCGAACGAGAAAATCATCACGTCCGTCGCCTCCCTTTCCCTTCTAAAGCGGGATTACAGGTTCAAGACGGAATTTTTCTCGGGCGGCGGCATATCCGAGGGCGTCCTTCACGGCGGGCTGTACGTAAAGGGCTACGGCGACCCTACGCTCGGCGAGCCCCACATAGGCTTCATAGTCTATCAACTGAAAAAGAGAGGGGTAACCGAGATCAAGGGCGGCATAACGGTCGACGACTCCTATTTCACGCCCGAAAGGCGGGCCGAGGGCTGGAAGGCCGAATGGGTCAACGATTTCTACAGCCCCCCGATAAGCGCACTTTCCTTTAATTACAATACTATCGAGGTCAGGGTTCGCGCGGCCGCGGCCGGGCAAAAGCCCCGCATCGACATACTCCCCGCGGGCTCGAACATCAAGATAATCAACAACGCCGTAACCAGCTCCAAGGCCGGCGCGCTCACGACGAGCTGGCAGGGCCCCGACACCATAGCCATAGGCGGCAGGGTAAAGCCCAAGGCGAGCGTCCTGCTCAAGATACCCGTAAACAGCCCCGAGCTCCTGACGGGCAACGTCCTCAAGAGCGCCCTCGAGGAAGCGGGCATAAAGGTCAGCGGCCCGGTGGTCGCGGGCGAAACGCCGAGGTGGGCCACGGTGTTTTACACCCACTATTCCGACCCCCTTTCCTCGGTCATCACCGAATACAACAAGAACAGTGTCAATATAATCGGCGAGAACCTTATCAAAACCCTGGGCGCCGAATTCAAAGGCGCCCCGGGTTCCTGGGACAACGGCTCACAGGTCATATCCGAGTTCCTGAACGGCATAGGCATCAAGAACGGGTTCAGGGTAGTCGACGGCTCGGGGCTCTCGCTCCTTAACAGGGTCTCCCCCGAAACACTCGCAGACGTTCTAAGCTACGCATATACGAACAGGATCATCGCGTCCGATTTCATCGATTCCCTGCCCATAGCGGGGGTCGACGGGACTTTGAAAAAAAGATTCAAGGCATCGAGCGTACAGGGAAGGGTCATGGCCAAGACAGGATACCTCAACAACGTGAGGGCGCTGTCCGGCTACGTTTTCACCAAGCAGGGAGACGTGCTCGTCTTTTCCATACTCGACAATGGGATCGGATGGAAGACCAAGGAGTTTCAGAGTAGCCTTCTGACCGAGCTGGTTGAATGCTGCGGGGCGGCTAATGGAACGAACAGAAGAGTCAATTAA
- a CDS encoding HAD family hydrolase: MAKKKFVFFDLGDTLASTDPPYIHRIARSMRNAGFGISDRELEEAYVAADYELYLKHKSEGGINPEQHRAWFLPLLYEAISPPGNIDEFRSRVREEMSALRFTRAALPGAVELLERLRGEGYRLAVISNNDGNTVEKCEEVGIKDYFEHIFDSTLLNLIKPDPRIFEYAAERCGVSPSEAVHVGDMFGSDVMGGRDAGLDVIWFNARNAPRPDAPRVREAGALDEVADLIG; encoded by the coding sequence ATGGCAAAAAAGAAATTCGTATTCTTCGACCTGGGGGACACCCTCGCCTCGACGGATCCCCCTTACATACACAGGATCGCCCGGTCAATGCGTAATGCCGGCTTCGGCATATCGGACAGGGAGCTCGAAGAGGCCTACGTCGCCGCCGACTACGAGCTTTATCTGAAGCATAAGTCGGAAGGCGGGATCAATCCCGAGCAGCACAGGGCGTGGTTTCTGCCGCTTCTTTACGAGGCAATTTCACCGCCCGGGAATATAGACGAATTTCGAAGCAGGGTAAGGGAGGAGATGAGCGCGCTCAGGTTCACGCGGGCTGCCCTTCCGGGCGCGGTCGAGCTCCTGGAACGGCTCAGGGGAGAGGGATACAGGCTCGCGGTCATATCGAACAACGACGGCAATACGGTGGAGAAATGCGAGGAGGTCGGGATAAAGGATTACTTCGAGCACATATTCGACTCGACGCTCCTTAACCTCATAAAGCCGGACCCGCGCATATTCGAATACGCGGCGGAGAGGTGCGGCGTATCGCCGTCCGAGGCGGTGCACGTCGGGGACATGTTCGGCTCGGACGTTATGGGCGGAAGGGACGCCGGGCTCGACGTCATATGGTTCAACGCGAGGAATGCGCCGAGGCCGGACGCACCGCGCGTCAGGGAGGCCGGGGCGCTCGACGAAGTAGCGGACTTGATTGGCTGA